The Caenorhabditis elegans chromosome II genome has a segment encoding these proteins:
- the K12D12.5 gene encoding RNase H domain-containing protein (Confirmed by transcript evidence), with translation MEQSIFRDEKGDCPIVYLAGTLISIGSKPSARYGVCWGAGHAKNEGGPVAGSQTSLRAELTALRRTLEIALAEDITKLIIVFPSKMLGEQLEVWERRPEQHASFENSDILYRVEQLFGEAEARMYFSIDLPTPPDPRAHGYTKALQLARTMLVASRISRNSQITTVAIFAICEKEGKCDALAKYGVYWGQDDHRNEAGLVEDGQTSLRAIMCAVRSALRTAAMHGLKRVHFLTRRIDIINIIKKLAKGEEEDSPGKRNGAIFSDCSRLRSELLDISVKLVQKDVPCVELDRAEAITRGATKKLKKRDNEYERLDRQLLMIESSSSASSPESQPKIENIGDKCPTAVILNLLVRPKFGHSKVSYAVYWGENDEKNERGPVNMRAHAFQADLYAAMCALKKARSKNIRKLHLLTTSEYFKNWMENVQKKNELINDRYDVMMEFQLLLQNFESVTIEVVNSSTQGARRKMYEDAQTFFAGRNESIQKQRSIEDIQLEDPIENNIVEAESVNPESSNQIQVVYVGGACRGRGYANALAVYSVVWPIGEYGCSQGPVTGIVNNIRAKLAAVKSALQQAEQLGIASLIIRTNDQMVHDTLILQNSPIGNIDLMDDIESYKSRMRFVAYQLTTGDYARGNVVADRLAEVIVESIF, from the exons ATGGAGCAAAGCATTTTTCGAGACGAAAAAGGAGATTGTCCAATTGTCTACCTAGCTGGCACGCTAATATCAATTGGCTCGAAACCCAGTGCGCGATACGGAGTTTGTTGGGGAGCCG ggCATGCCAAAAACGAAGGTGGACCAGTTGCCGGAAGTCAAACCTCTTTGCGAGCTGAACTCACTGCTCTCAGAAGAACTTTGGAGATT GCACTCGCAGAAGACATCACAAAGCTGATAATAGTATTTCCATCGAAAATGCTCGGCGAGCAACTTGAGGTGTGGGAAAGGCGTCCAGAACAGCACGCTAGCTTCGAAAATAGTGACATTTTGTACAGAGTCGAGCAGCTTTTCGGAGAAGCTGAAGCGCGG atgtactTCTCAATTGATTTGCCGACGCCTCCTGATCCACGAGCTCACGGATACACAAAAGCACTTCAGTTAGCTAGGACGATGCTTGTTGCGTCCAggatttcaagaaattcccAGATTACAACTGTTGCGATCTTTGCAATTTgcgaaaaagaaggaaagtGCGATGCACTTGCAAAATATGGAGTTTACTGGGGCCAAGACGATCATCGAAACGAGGCCGGTCTCGTAGAAGATGGACAAACGAGTTTGAGAGCAATCATGTGTGCCGTACGCTCAGCATTGAGAACTGCGGCAATGCACGGATTGAAACGCGTTCATTTCCTCACTCGCAGAATTGACATTATCAACATTATCAAGAAATTAGCtaaaggagaagaagaagatagCCCTGGAAAACGAAATGGAGCAATTTTCAGCGACTGCAGCCGCCTGCGCAGTGAGCTCTTGGATATCAGTGTTAAACTCGTTCAAAAGGATGTCCCCTGTGTTGAGTTAGACAGAGCCGAAGCCATTACTCGAGGAGCTACGAAGAAACTAAAGAAGCGGGACAATGAATATGAACGGCTAGATCGACAATTACTCATGATTGAATCGTCTTCTTCAGCATCAAGTCCCGAATCGCagccgaaaatcgaaaatattgGAGACAAGTGCCCAACTGCTGTCATTCTTAATCTTCTTGTTAGACCAAAATTCGGCCATAGTAAGGTCTCATATGCGGTATACTGGGGAGAAAACGATGAAAAGAATGAACGTGGACCTGTGAACATGCGTGCACATGCTTTTCAAGCTGACTTGTATGCAGCTATGTGCGCACTGAAAAAG gCAAGGAGCAAAAATATTCGGAAACTTCATCTGCTGACCACAtccgaatatttcaaaaactggatGGAAAATGTTCAGAAGAAAAACGAGCTGATTAATGATAGATATGATGTAATGATGGAATTTCAACTTCttctgcaaaatttcgaaTCAGTGACAATAGAAGTTGTAAACTCGAGCACTCAAGGTGCACGAAGAAAGATGTACGAAGATGCTCAAACCTTTTTCGCGGGAAGAAATGAATCTATCCAGAAGCAGCGTTCCATTGAAGACATCCAGCTCGAAGATCCCATAGAGAACAACATAGTTGAAGCGGAATCTGTTAATCCAGAATCCAGCAATCAAATTCAAGTTGTCTATGTTGGAGGTGCATGCCGAGGAAGAGGATATGCGAACGCTTTAGCTGTATACTCCGTCGTTTGGCCAATAG gtgaaTATGGATGCTCCCAAGGCCCGGTCACTGGCATTGTCAACAACATTCGTGCAAAGCTGGCTGCCGTGAAAAGTGCGCTGCAACAGGCTGAACAATTGGGAATCGCCTCGCTCATCATCAGGACAAACGATCAAATGGTCCACGACACCTTGATTCTTCAGAATTCCCCAATTGGAAACATTGATTTGATGGATGACATTGAAAGTTACAAATCTCGAATGAGG TTCGTTGCATACCAGCTAACCACCGGAGACTATGCAAGAGGCAACGTCGTGGCTGATAGATTGGCCGAAGTTATCGTTGAGAGCATATTCTGA
- the K12D12.4 gene encoding uncharacterized protein (Confirmed by transcript evidence): MNEIQNSLQQLQLSSQKSVKDTPFRREVIAPDKHPRVRWHSELYVSVCRNVGESLIFVLFLATCFVLGPSLIAFMYPNIIVPFNASLEWKCAHPNQVQNSKNLAWATNLSTGGSEVNIKFYVKNKKLSLDELERVLLVIDDCGFDDFQDNVLLCRPYSQNGPKLTFKEYMDIAEICYHYVRQMTRKAKISAFGKGIAANILLAAAGNLRDEYCFSFDYIFMENPINDVRKEFESKSFIGIAFMLPWMREQMITSTIRDFGLDLAEIMDNLKRVNTKVTELVVGENAIYGNYGGSVGKGHRKKIFEYMKKNPDPSAKNATGGFEFRHPGEGDCAKKFNKPLTSVMII; the protein is encoded by the exons AtgaatgaaattcaaaactctttGCAACAATTGCAACTGTCTTCTCAAAAATCGGTAAAGGACACCCCATTCCGTCGGGAGGTGATCGCACCGGACAAGCATCCCAGGGTTCGATGGCATTCAGAATTATATGTCTCGGTTTGTAG AAATGTCGGAGAATCTCTTATTTTTGTGCTATTCCTCGCCACGTGTTTCGTGTTGGGACCTTCGTTGATCGCTTTCATGTACCCAAATATTATCGTTCCGTTTAATGCCAGCCTTG aatGGAAATGTGCCCATCCGAACCAAGTTCAgaactcgaaaaatttggcTTGGGCCACGAATCTTTCTACGGGCGGTTCGGAAGTTAATATAAA ATTCTACgtgaagaacaaaaaattgtcactGGATGAGCTCGAGCGTGTGCTGCTAGTGATCGATGATTGTGGTTTCGACGATTTTCAGGATAATGTCTTGTTGTGCCGCCCGTAtt CCCAAAACGGACCGAAACTGACGTTTAAGGAATACATGGACATCGCTGAAATCTGCTATCATTACGTTAGGCAAATGACGAGGAAGGCTAAAATTTCAGCGTTTGGTAAAGGAATTGCAGCCAA cattcTCCTGGCGGCTGCTGGAAATCTCCGAGATGAATATTGTTTCTCGTTTGACTatattttcatggaaaatccCATCAATGATGTCCGCAAAGAATTTGAAAGCAAAAGTTTCATTGGAATT GCATTTATGCTTCCTTGGATGCGTGAGCAGATGATAACTTCCACGATTCGAGACTTTGGACTAGATCTGGCAGAGATTATGGATAATCTGAAGCG AGTCAATACGAAGGTCACTGAGCTAGTTGTAGGCGAGAATGCGATCTACGGAAATTATGGTGGATCCGTTGGAAAAGGACATCGGAAGAAGATCTT TGAGTACATGAAAAAGAATCCAGACCCATCGGCAAAAAATGCGACAGGCGGCTTCGAGTTCAGACATCCTGGCGAGGGAGATTGTGCAAAGAAGTTCAACAAGCCGCTAACTTCTGTGATGATAATctga
- the npp-3 gene encoding Nuclear Pore complex Protein (Product from WormBase gene class npp;~Confirmed by transcript evidence) has protein sequence MWIEIRKFYELIVSFTAFDDDRKINELFNEIEKYRWRLSNILLNPRRTGKDREKLKPGNVEMAGVEVALDEEICSEALILSDIFQLNELEAVDLILAGEAQKIHFEGLNRGLIAVVCYYDAHRLLIATMRQMLKWDREDIPQRISKFLNSTFINEDVIKNLFQQLINFTVQSEFARLQSPDVNGLGGSKHQKLVRNAIEEIRSEVIGCISMICEIPGGNAVSISNHLFQIVKAVPPEKLSCSSLTAWISLVKITSSEVLSQVHDAQQVLTNMIAHIRNETDWSDQAMCGTLQLACAVALKSIASSPSDHLGIENIKVDVERVIDRSIRNMAFHYLRQAIIKSEHFRYAHQFMIIDELLKQLISYFPAKLMETERNSTDELNFLDDQKKEQSTTQKPDPKSQTVHITDKVTAQLSSTDPSNNYDSALSQYENFLRCFVDLYEMQVTDYAHQKNARTARERELQEQIEENSMAFSTERSIELCRLLERARLPNHHVVHSVAYLEMCAAVCKNENTAALLYDIFSKEHCGPDSYGWESLASALKGYDRLYREQKYASNSRHNQSQTMSMSTSFHQQQSLNLTLRPGDKITIPAQELSGLVAWIHMATKVAQLNERAAMRFSDDPSWTLCSVVASLSTSPVPLSMKASMLDLLTAVARLKGSAPRIWQAIHLNQLCYSSDGGTLMGIQQELEERECVAKQYDVSLAFVKLMTTLLMHRSLPEYATPFIQFVTRSILAHFSTRSYNSVVQMWELAEWSLRATNALLEHGIVEPRAVASNEVHIAILTQCLNDTPMYRAITRVIMEDCQAHNDPYVTRQSPSSDAALIALRILSRAIILHPALRACARVSSSDIMIASIPSLVFSPIISASACTPLDLVFHYLHMTDDYPVHSLYAARILRDVMATRGAAEVKMLELLRSRNSAASHVRAVRAAICATSIQYTIDDSLAKEEDTDNPHFARGETARILIETLSDAIDCQVTRTGNRLTDTNNICYYLLAFRPSKAHTKELYQADDVLTGLHYVLYIIEQFVMSKKPFDLPFSALLEPAFRLMQRLVSITCPFSKPVLCFMRSSNIIEKLTTSPFICSALTLESARDNTYAQGVFAVRRMIVGYILHFAAVEISAMLTTGHFSRPEKLYRALLESSSLVAEYTQMEEDDDDEDMAPVASGSNDKANLLFSLIRRATVPRKNELLYPNLVHFDVAKLHELFDACLTVNIYGVAQYDVLYLNRLLRREIETVYTESGEMKYVQKEMEGVLEYCAEINASLLSESASERIVSGCTALLNVFSVFAPVNFFSNKMQIVIFRDACYVLIEMASGVGGSSLVTACQTFHRLVLTLTKLAQVEYPRLLDLREFFAPLFKSMIDLFLQPGEKCVDAKVQLYKTMRFILRTLFEKNSIDTVNEAEEWLLDGLIAPLETPSSDEIVNIVDKMADEIARHLEGSIADLPKHRKAAGIMLANDLIHEDLKGNKKICNHFSKSGVPRILCEELLHIDFDWNIVTAARKEGGGGVAGVNQAEHISNYNLFISILTFLTRYGTSESGWHVLAELAVSEILAEMPPFIEPPKELFLKPETVKVKGTSAHAYANALDLGLHFCKQMCTKTKWKKQSLKVLAFVQRLGEVFQQLMRAEIECDCLETAKALVYEISINDEALIGIIDGDQVLRQLKLAEDSKTVKSNARRQFINKGSTFGAPRQLYSTLQPV, from the exons ATGTGGATTGAGATTCGTAAATTTTACGAACTCATCGTCTCCTTCACAGCTTTCGATGACGACCGAAAAATAAACGAGCTGTTCAACGAAATCGAGAAATACAGATGGCGATTGAGCAATATTCTTTTGAATCCG AGACGAACGGGTAAAGATCGGGAAAAGCTGAAGCCAGGAAATGTGGAAATGGCAGGAGTGGAAGTTGCGCTAGACGAGGAAATCTGTTCGGAAGCACTCATTTTGTCGGATATCTTTCAATTAAATGAGCTGGAAGCTGTGGATTTGATTTTGGCCGGAgaagctcaaaaaatacatttcgaAGGCCTCAACAGAGGATTAATCGCTGTCGTTTGCTACTATGATGCGCACAGGCTCCTAATCGCAACAATGCGCCAAATGCTAAAATGGGACCGAGAGGATATTCCTCAACGTATCAGCAAGTTCCTCAATAGCACATTCATCAACGAGGACGTgatcaaaaacctttttc aacaactaATCAATTTCACCGTTCAATCAGAATTTGCACGACTTCAATCTCCAGATGTCAACGGTTTAGGAGGCTCTAAACATCAGAAATTG gtcAGAAATGCCATTGAGGAGATTCGAAGTGAAGTAATTGGTTGCATTTCGATGATCTGTGAGATTCCGGGAGGAAACGCAGTTTCGATTTCAAATCATTTATTCCAAATTGTAAAGGCAGTTCCACCGGAGAAGCTCAGTTGTAGTAGCTTGACAGCCTGGATTTCTCTCGTTAAAATCACATCGAGTGAAGTGTTGTCTCAAG TTCACGATGCTCAACAAGTGCTCACAAACATGATCGCCCACATTCGGAATGAAACAGACTGGTCGGATCAAGCAATGTGCGGAACTCTACAGCTAGCATGCGCTGTTGCTCTGAAATCGATTGCCTCATCGCCATCAGATCATCTAGGGATCGAGAATATCAAGGTGGACGTGGAAAGAGTCATCGATCGATCTATCCGGAATATGGCTTTTCATTACTTGCGACAAGCGATCATCAAGTCGGAACACTTCCGTTATGCCCATCAGTTTATGATTATTGATGAGCTTCTGAAACAGCTGATTTCATATTTCCCCGCGAAGCTTATGGAGACTGAAAGAAATTCTACAGACGAGCTGAACTTCCTGGATGATCAGAAAAAGGAACAATCAACGACTCAAAAACCGGATCCGAAAAGCCAAACAGTCCACATAACGGACAAAGTTACAGCTCAACTGAGCTCTACAGATCCATCGAACAACTATGATTCGGCTCTATCACAATATGAGAACTTCCTTCGATGCTTTGTGGATTTATACGAGATGCAAGTGACCGACTATGCACATCAGAAGAATGCGAGAACAGCACGCGAACGAGAGCTTCAGGAGCAAATCGAAGAGAACAGCATGGCTTTTAGTACGGAGAGATCGATTGAGCTCTGCCGGCTCCTGGAACGTGCTCGTCTTCCAAACCATCATGTTGTTCATTCAGTTGCTTATCTGGAAATGTGCGCTGCTGTATGCAAAAATGAGAACACAGCTGCTCTACTTTATGACATCTTCTCCAAAGAACATTGTGGACCAGATTCATATGGATGGGAATCTCTGGCTTCAGCACTCAAAGGCTACGATCGTTTGTACCGGGAGCAGAAGTATGCGTCGAATTCTCGTCACAATCAAAGTCAGACAATGAGTATGAGCACCAGCTTCCACCAACAACAAAGCCTCAATCTCACACTTCGTCCAGGCGACAAAATCACCATCCCAGCTCAAGAGCTCAGCGGACTAGTAGCCTGGATCCATATGGCTACAAAAGTTGCTCAATTGAATGAACGAGCCGCTATGCGATTCTCGGATGATCCTTCATGGACGTTGTGTTCTGTTGTCGCATCGCTCTCCACTTCTCCAGTACCGCTATCTATGAAAGCATCGATGCTTGATTTGCTGACGGCAGTGGCACGGCTCAAAGGATCCGCACCGAGAATTTGGCAAGCAATTCATCTGAATCAATTGTGCTATTCTTCGGATGGTGGAACACTAATGGGAATCCAGCAGGAGCTCGAGGAACGAGAATGTGTCGCGAAGCAATATGATGTGTCGTTAGCTTTTGTGAAATTGATGACGACCCTTCTGATGCACAGATCTCTACCGGAATACGCTACACCATTCATCCAATTCGTCACCAGAAGTATTTTGGCACATTTCTCCACACGCAGCTATAATAGCGTTGTTCAAATGTGGGAGCTCGCCGAGTGGTCGCTCCGAGCCACCAACGCACTTCTCGAGCACGGAATCGTCGAGCCGAGAGCCGTGGCATCGAACGAAGTTCATATTGCCATTTTGACGCAGTGCCTCAATGATACGCCGATGTACAGAGCT atCACGCGGGTTATTATGGAGGATTGTCAAGCTCACAATGATCCGTACGTCACACGGCAGTCTCCATCATCCGATGCAGCTTTGATTGCACTGCGAATTTTATCAC gagcAATAATTCTGCATCCGGCTCTTCGTGCGTGTGCCCGTGTCTCATCCAGTGATATTATGATCGCTTCCATTCCATCCCTCGTCTTCTCACCAATCATCTCAGCCTCCGCTTGCACACCTCTTGATCTCGTCTTCCATTACCTTCATATGACTGATGACTACCCGGTACACTCTCTCTACGCTGCCAGAATTCTTCGAGACGTGATGGCTACACGTGGAGCTGCCGAGGTGAAGATGCTCGAGTTGTTAAGATCCAGAAACTCGGCTGCATCTCATGTTCGGGCGGTTCGAGCGGCGATCTGCGCTACGTCGATTCAGTATACGATTGATGATTCATTGGCGaaag AAGAAGACACAGATAATCCACATTTCGCGAGAGGAGAAACCGCTCGAATTCTCATCGAAACTCTTTCGGACGCCATCGATTGCCAAGTAACAAGAACCGGAAATCGTCTGACTGATACCAACAATATTTGCTACTACCTTCTCGCATTCCGACCATCAAAAGCCCATACCAAGGAGCTGTATCAAGCGGACGACGTGCTCACCGGTCTTCACTATGTTCTGTATATTATCGAGCAATTTGTGATGTCGAAGAAACCATTCGATTTACCTTTCTCAGCGCTACTAGAGCCTGCATTCCGGCTGATG caaAGACTTGTCTCGATCACGTGCCCATTCTCTAAACCAGTGCTCTGCTTCATGCGATCTTCAAATATTATCGAGAAATTGACAACATCTCCATTCATCTGTTCGGCTCTCACTCTGGAAAGTGCCCGCGACAATACATATGCTCAAGGTGTATTCGCTGTTCGTCGTATGATTGTTGGTTACATTCTTCACTTCGCCGCCGTCGAAATTTCGGCAATGCTCACTACTGGCCACTTTTCTCGACCTGAGAAGCTTTATCGTGCACTCTTGGAATCATCATCTCTTGTTGCTGAATATACTCAAATGGAAGAAGACGACGATGATGAAGATATGGCTCCAGTAGCTTCCGGAAGCAATGACAAGGCGAATTTGCTATTCTCGTTGATCCGACGAGCCACAGTGCCACGAAAGAACGAGTTACTTTACCCGAATCTCGTGCATTTCGATGTGGCAAAACTTCACGAACTCTTTGACGCATGCCTTACAGTGAACATCTACGGCGTTGCACAATATGACGTTCTCTACTTGAACCGACTATTACGACGAGAGATTGAGACAGTCTATACGGAATCAGGCGAGATGAAATATGTACAAAAAGAGATGGAAGGAGTCCTTGAATATTGTGCTGAAATTAACGCAAGTCTCTTATCGGAAAGCGCCAGTGAGCGAATTGTGTCTGGATGTACTGCGCTACTCAACGTCTTCTCCGTTTTCGCCCCCGTCAACTTTTTCTCCAACAAAATGCA aattgtcaTATTCCGCGATGCCTGCTATGTGCTTATCGAAATGGCATCAGGAGTTGGAGGAAGCTCCTTGGTGACAGCCTGTCAGACGTTCCACCGACTCGTACTGACACTCACCAAGTTGGCTCAAGTTGAATATCCTCGA ctTCTCGATCTTCGCGAATTCTTTGCACCACTGTTCAAAAGTATGATCGACCTGTTTCTACAGCCTGGAGAGAAGTGTGTTGATGCAAAA GTTCAACTCTACAAAACGATGCGCTTCATCCTACGAACATTGTTTGAGAAGAATAGCATTGAC acagtaAATGAAGCTGAAGAATGGCTTCTCGACGGACTCATCGCACCACTGGAGACCCCATCATCGGATGAAATTGTCAATATTGTGGATAAGATGGCCGACGAGATAGCACGACATCTGGAGGGAAGTATTGCCGATCTACCGAAGCATAGGAAGGCCGCTGGGATAATGCTGGCCAACGATTTGATTCATGAGGATTTGAAGGGCAACAAGAAGATTTGCAATCACTTTTCGAAGAGTGGAGTGCCGCGGATTTTGTGCGAGGAGCTGTTGCACATCGATTTCGACTGGAATATTGTGACAGCTGCAAGGAAGGAAGGTGGTGGAGGTGTTGCTGGGGTTAATCAAGCGGAGCACATTTCTAATTACAACTTGTTCATCTCGATttta ACATTCCTGACGCGCTACGGAACTTCAGAATCTGGATGGCACGTTCTTGCCGAGCTTGCTGTTTCGGAGATCCTTGCCGAGATGCCTCCGTTCATTGAACCACCGAAAGAGCTCTTTTTGAAACCCGAAACTGTTAAAGT aaagggAACCTCTGCCCACGCTTATGCAAATGCTTTGGATCTGGGACTTCACTTCTGTAAGCAAATGTGCACGAAAACAAAATGGAAGAAGCAGTCGCTGAAAGTGCTCGCTTTTGTACAACGTCTCGGAGAGGTTTTCCAGCAATTGATGCGTGCTGAAATTGAATGTGATTGTCTGGAAACAGCGAAAGCATTGGTTTATGAAATATCTATTAATG ACGAAGCACTAATCGGAATTATCGATGGCGATCAAGTTCTCCGTCAACTGAAGCTCGCGGAAGACTCGAAAACTGTCAAATCGAATGCTCGACGACAGTTTATCAATAAAGGATCAACGTTTGGCGCTCCTCGTCAACTCTATTCCACTCTTCAACCGGTCTAA
- the col-84 gene encoding Nematode cuticle collagen N-terminal domain-containing protein (Confirmed by transcript evidence), which translates to MQVHTATFVASSLSGIALLCSLLALGQIFNNVQDYWTELDTEITSFRQETDAMWKDLVQIGTNAATNRRGRRDSGYSEGGYAASGNTGGSYHPGAAPAHDFGAQAPAGPAPTGGSCQCQSAAENKCHAGPPGPKGSPGSPGPNGVPGVDGKPGHDSLDVTPEPQDTGLCYYCPGGPPGAPGPNGRPGLRGMKGADGGLGRTGHDGNPGHPGEMGAPGPQGKQGPDGRQGEKGADGRKPIGRPGPKGQRGPQGEQGPVGDNGRNGPVGGAGPAGPQGGSGGPGEKGLDGGPGSEGKVGRPGKDAEYCPCPARESHGGTGGRGGSGGAGDHYQKA; encoded by the exons ATGCAAGTGCATACAGCCACCTTCGTCGCTTCTTCCTTGTCGGGCATTGCCCTTTTGTGCTCTCTTCTGGCTCTCGGCCAGATTTTCAATAATGTTCAAGACTATTGGACTGAGCTTGACACTGAGATTACAAGCTTCAGA CAAGAAACCGACGCAATGTGGAAGGATTTGGTTCAAATTGGCACCAACGCCGCCACCAACCGACGTGGACGTCGTGACTCTGGATACTCTGAGGGAGGATATGCCGCTTCTGGAAACACCGGTGGAAGCTATCACCCAGGAGCCGCTCCAGCTCATGACTTTGGAGCACAGGCTCCAGCTGGACCAGCTCCAACAGGAGGATCTTGCCAGTGTCAATCAGCTGCTGAGAACAAGTGCCAcgctggaccaccaggaccaaaGGGATCTCCAGGATCTCCGGGACCAAACGGAGTGCCAGGAGTCGACGGAAAGCCAGGACACGATTCTTTGGACGTCACCCCAGAACCACAAGACACTGGACTCTGCTACTATTGCCCAGGTGGACCACCAGGAGCTCCAGGGCCAAACGGAAGACCAGGACTTCGTGGAATGAAGGGAGCCGATGGAGGACTCGGTCGCACCGGACACGATGGAAATCCAGGACATCCAGGAGAGATGGGAGCTCCAGGACCACAAGGAAAGCAAGGACCAGATGGTCGCCAAGGAGAGAAGGGAGCCGACGGACGCAAGCCAATCGGACGTCCAGGACCAAAGGGACAACGTGGACCACAAGGAGAACAAGGACCAGTCGGAGACAACGGAAGAAACGGACCAGTTGGAGGAGctggaccagctggaccacaAGGAGGATCCGGAGGACCAGGAGAGAAGGGACTCGATGGAGGACCAGGATCCGAAGGAAAGGTCGGAAGACCAGGAAAGGATGC CGAATACTGCCCATGCCCAGCTCGTGAATCCCACGGTGGAACCGGAGGACGCGGAGGATCAGGTGGAGCAGGCGACCACTACCAAAAAGcttaa